In Diachasmimorpha longicaudata isolate KC_UGA_2023 chromosome 7, iyDiaLong2, whole genome shotgun sequence, the following proteins share a genomic window:
- the LOC135164574 gene encoding prolyl 3-hydroxylase OGFOD1-like gives MSNTMAAGVPNSKRLKPPIPLDHIFNAEFSSLFQRHWLEFTPLKSSRMEIITHPFRVCKIPNFIRNKAFMEELKNELSVVKSRRKWTDVHCMEETEDLRDVHTDCISRLHQTLENDIRIWIDTNAGIGLSAVISMYSSCYCDTDYFLCHDDYMGDRKIAYILYLSDNWSREDGGSLDFFDTDSLDRPRKIVHSLIPEYNSLVFFEVTNTSYHQVSEIVSHDKSRWTVHGWFNSPVSRDTRSPRPPIELTFHEPLETDGELSSWIMDSYLSKNIAIGILDDLEKKSYSYLVHFLKEEVYTKVSTELISEDIKWNRVGPPDRRNYEIADARTLPATLKKFYEMFKSIEFFRLMKDYTELELVPDGNTIKPKMVIELQRWSRGSYTLTYGPDESDLNYVSNIKEIEKPKGFISKRRVISEEIVEDLERLARRSTNGAKRRSTAGEVYTSSSENSDDEKSKITKMKRRRWRDDQPTCSKIEDCEREYRESSLHLESEDPDASDMADSLSDSSKYTDDQSGDPIPEPATLDVIMQFNTTHGSEEETIDYVDPKEKDTVIIHIPSDDNHLYLIRKKSELARVQKYVHHYYEGYFYNLICTYYE, from the coding sequence ATGTCAAATACTATGGCTGCAGGCGTACCCAATTCCAAGAGACTCAAGCCCCCCATTCCGTTGGATCACATCTTCAATGCCGAGTTCAGTTCATTATTTCAGAGGCACTGGCTCGAATTTACACCCCTAAAAAGTTCCCGAATGGAAATAATAACACATCCATTTCGTGTGTGCAAAATACCAAATTTCATAAGAAATAAAGCATTCatggaagaattgaaaaatgaactgTCAGTGGTGAAGAGCAGAAGGAAATGGACTGACGTCCACTGTATGGAAGAAACAGAAGACCTCAGAGATGTTCACACGGACTGTATTAGTCGTCTCCATCAAACCTTGGAAAATGATATAAGAATCTGGATCGATACCAATGCAGGAATTGGACTGAGTGCTGTAATTTCTATGTATTCATCATGTTACTGTGACACTGATTATTTTCTCTGTCATGATGATTACATGGGCGATCGTAAAATAGCCTACATACTGTATTTGTCGGATAACTGGTCCCGTGAAGACGGTGgttcactcgattttttcgacaCAGACTCCCTGGATCGTCCGAGGAAGATCGTTCACTCTCTCATCCCTGAGTACAACTCTTTGGTCTTCTTCGAGGTCACCAATACCTCCTATCATCAAGTTTCCGAAATTGTATCACACGATAAGAGTAGGTGGACTGTACATGGTTGGTTTAATAGTCCCGTCAGTCGTGACACACGATCTCCAAGACCTCCAATTGAATTAACGTTTCACGAACCTTTAGAGACTGATGGGGAATTGAGTTCTTGGATCATGGACTCTTACCTCTCCAAAAATATTGCGATTGGAATCCTAGAtgatcttgaaaaaaaatcctactcCTATCTTGTACATTTTCTGAAAGAGGAGGTCTACACGAAAGTTTCTACTGAGTTAATAAGTGAAGATATCAAGTGGAATAGAGTTGGACCGCCTGATCGTAGAAACTATGAGATTGCTGATGCAAGAACACTACCAGCTACACTGAAAAAATTCTACGAGATGttcaaatcaattgaatttttcaggcTTATGAAAGATTATACAGAATTAGAACTCGTACCTGATGGCAATACAATAAAACCCAAGATGGTGATTGAACTGCAGAGATGGTCCAGGGGAAGCTACACATTGACCTACGGTCCCGATGAATCGGATCTAAATTACGTGAGCAATATCAAAGAGATTGAAAAACCCAAAGGATTTATTTCTAAGAGACGAGTTATCAGTGAGGAAATTGTTGAAGATCTTGAAAGGCTCGCAAGGAGGAGTACAAATGGTGCAAAGAGGAGATCCACAGCTGGTGAAGTCTACACCAGTAGCAGTGAAAATTCAGACGATGAAAAGAgcaaaattacgaaaatgaagaGAAGAAGGTGGAGAGATGATCAGCCCACGTGTTCCAAGATCGAGGATTGCGAGAGGGAATACAGGGAATCGTCTCTTCATCTAGAATCAGAGGATCCTGATGCCTCTGATATGGCTGATTCCCTGTCTGACTCATCAAAGTATACCGATGATCAGTCCGGTGATCCTATCCCTGAACCAGCTACATTGGATGTTATCATGCAATTCAATACCACTCATGGATCTGAAGAGGAGACCATTGATTACGTGGATCCCAAGGAGAAGGATACAGTAATTATTCATATACCAAGTGATGATAATCATCTGTatttaattcgaaaaaaatctgaacTCGCTCGAGTGCAGAAGTACGTCCATCATTATTACGAGGGATATTTTTACAATCTCATATGCACCTATTATGAATGA